TTCTAACGATTATATTTTTTTCCTTTCAGCAATGGCGACATCTACTGATAGTTCGTAAGACGAGGAATCACAGCGCCTGCAAGGGTTGTGCTAAGCGGAAAGCACCGACGGCAACGTCTATCCATAGCCATACTATTTGCTAAATATAAAGTAGCGAATATTTCAAAAGCTTGAGACATCATCTATCTTTGTTATACTTGCCTATAGAAAGGTAGGGATTTTAACAATGAGTATTACGATTCGACAAGCACAACCACAGGATGCCCGTGCCGTTGTGCCACTAATTATTGATGCGATTGGTGAGATTGCCAACCGTTTAACAGGTGAACAGACAGCTTCAATGGTAGAACAAGAACTAACAGTCCTCTTCAAACGTGAAGACAACAGACACTCTTATTTAAATACTTTTGTTGCTGTGGAAGGTGAACAAGTTTTAGGCATCCTTGTTTACTATAATGGTGAACAAGCCATTCAAATGGATGCCAATCTCGTAAAATGGCTTGAAGAGAAAAATGCTCCTTCAATCGCTATCGATCAAGAGGCGCATCAAGATGAATATTATATTGATACAGTTTGTGTAGCACCAGAGGCTCGTGGTAAAGGAATCGGTACACTATTAATCCAATTCGCCATTGAGCAAACAAAACAACGAGGTTTTACAAAATTATCACTGAATGTTGAAACGCAAAAAGAAGATGCTCGTCGCTTATATGAACGTATGGGCTTTGTGATTACTGAACCATGGTCCATCATAGACGAACCTTTCCATCATATGGTGAAACAGATTTAGGATGTGGATTAATTAAGCATGAAAACAAATGTATTATATCCTCTGTTGATAGTCATCGCTTCTAGTAGTTATGGCATTTTATCGACCATCGTGAAAGTAGCTATGTTGCATGGCTTTACATCATCAGAGGCGGTATCGAGTCAATACATCATTGGCTTTATACTTGTTTTAACAATTTTTATCATCACCCAAAGAAAACTACCGAAACTTTCAAAACACGGACTATTTATATTAGTTAGCGCAGGGATTTTTACAGGTATTACTGGCATCGTTTACGGAGAGTCATTAAAATATTTACCTGCATCTCTAGCCGTCGTTATGCTTTTCCAATTTACTTGGATTGGTTTGCTGTTAGATTGCGTTATCCATAAGCGTCTGCCAAGTAGACCCGAAGTTATTTCGATACTGATTCTATTTGCGGGGACTATTTTGGCTGCCGGTGTATTGAATGTCGATTTAAGCGGTATTGCGATTCAAGGCTGGTTATTTGGGTTAGCTGCTGCATTTACCTTTGCCTGCTTTATCCAATTTAACTCTCGTCCCGTTGAAGGTGTTACAACGACATCAAGAGTTTTAATTGTTTCTTTTGTAGCACTAATTATAGTTAGTATTTTCCTCAGTCCTGAAATTGCATGGAATGGCAAATTATTTGCTGAAGGCTTATGGAAATATGGATTAGCACTTGGACTATTCGGTATAATCTTACCCATTTATTTATTTTCAATTGCAGTACCCAAAGTGGGTGGCGCACTGGCCTCTATTTTAAGTGCAATTGAACTACCTGTAGCTGTGACTGTTTCTGTTATCGTATTGCATGAATCACTCACTGTTTTACAAGTAATCGGCATTGCTTTAGTGATTATCGGCATGATGTTACCTAGTATGCTTGCCAATCGAAAATCACCCGTAAAAACTCCTTAAAAATGGATAAAACCATTTTTAAGGAGTTTTTAATTTTTACAATATACCGTTGAAAACAGTCAATTTATTAAATTATGATAGTAGTAACGTTAGAATTTTTTAATTATTCTAACATTAATGTTTTATTTTAGTATTATACTGCACTATGTAAGCAACTCACTAAAGGAAGGGGAAGATGATTATGAAAAAAACACGTATTTTTGGATTTTTGCTTGTGTTGATGCTAATCGTTGTAGCTGCTTGTAGTAGCACTAACGATCAGGGTTCGACAAAAGATGCTGCAAAAGTAGATGGAAACACATCTCCGTCAGGTAAGCTGGTCATTTACACAGGGCGTGATGAAGAAATGGTGCAAGGCGTAATCGATCAGTTTAATGAGAAGTACCCGGACATTCAAGTGGAGTTTTTAACAATGGGGGCTCAACAAATATTAGAGCGTCTACGCGGTGAAAAAGCAAATCCTCAAGCAGATTTTTGGTGGGGTGGTACTCAATCCGCCTTAATGGTTGGAGCAAACGAGGATTTACTCCATGCATGGCAACCGAGCTTTATCGACACAATCGATGCAAACTATAAAGATACAGAAGGTCGCTGGTTCGGTGAAATGCTATTACCTGAAGTCATTATGATTAATAGTGACTTACTAACAAAAGAAACCGGTCCACAAGATTGGGATGATTTATTAGATCCGAAATGGCAGGACCAAATTTTAATTCGTGGGGTATTAGCGTCAGGAACTATGCGCACGATTTATTCATCCATGATTGTTCGTCAAGGTGCCGACACACCTGACAAAGGTTATGAATGGCTATTAAAATTAGATGCCAACACAAAAGAATATACGCAAGATCCTAATGCACTTTATTTAAAGCTTACACGTCAAGAAGGTAGTGTTTCATTATGGAATCTACAAGATATCCTATTGAAAAAGTATACAACAGATTATCCGTTTGATTACATCTATCCAAAGAGTGGTGCACCAATTTTAGTAGATGGTGTTGCGGTTGTTAACAAGGCAAAAAATTTAGAGAACGCAAAATTATTCGTTGAATTTTTATTTGAAAAAGAGATGGTTACCAAATTAGCGAACGACTATTACCAAATTCCAACACGCTCCGACATTGATCAAGCGACAATGCCAGAATGGTATCAGGAATTAGATTTAAAAACATTTGATATTGATTGGCAGTTAATGTCGGAAAAAGAGGCAGCATGGATGGAACACTGGGATACTAATATAAAAGGTAGAGGAAAGAAATAGAGCAACTCAGAAAACCCGTGCTGACTAAAGGTATCAAGAAGCCCCTCTTGATGCCTTTTATTAAAATTTAAGTACCTCATAAAATAACCTGTAATGAAACATAAAGTTATAATACTAGCATGGTCTAATTTTAGACTAATTTGTTTTTTCAGATTATTCAATTTATAATTATTATACTTAAAATCGAGGGAGGATTACCTATGATACTATTAAAAGTATTTTTAGAGGAATCGCTTTTCTGTCATTCGGATTTTAATTTCTATCCTTAAAATTGGCGATTTTATCAGTTAATTAAACAATTCCGCGTGACAGGCTAACGCAAATTGTATTTGGAATATAAATACAATATATATTGTATAATTAGGTGAAGAATCATGAATACATTTTACTCTTATTTGAAACTTCTTGTAAAAACTCTGCCTCTTTTTTGGGGTGCTTCGAAGTTTTATTCTATTATTTTGTTTGTTATTATTCCTTTTCAAGCTATATTACCATCTCTAACTCTATGGTTTTCGAAAGGATTAATCGATGCTATTTCTACTACCGACACCATCGTTTATTCTATCATTATTTTCTTTGTACTATCTTGGATAATCGTGTCATTTATTAATGCCATTTTAGGTCCTGTTGAAATGACCTTTCAAGGTTTAATAACGGATAGATTAATTGCCCAATTAAATAAAAGCTTGATGGATAAATCCTCAGAAATAAAGGGATTATACTACTTCGAAAATCCAGAATTTTATGATGATATACAAATACTTGAGCAAGAGGCTGCGTGGCGACCAGTAAATCTTATTGTTTTTACTTCGGGCATGATTAGTAGTGTACTAACAGGCATTTCAATGTTGGTGTTATTAACAAACTTTAATATTTTGATAGCAATCATTGTGTTTGTTGCGATTATTCCTCAGGCTATCGTTACCTATAAATTACAAAAAGAGGCATTTGAAACACTTGTCATAAATAGTCCTGAAGCTAGAAAGATGCAATATTACAGCTCAGTCATGCTATCAAAAGAACATATGAAAGAAGTGAAAATATATAATACTGCTGACTTCTTCATTAATAAATACATGTTAACGTTCGATAAAATCCATGCAGATATTAAAAAAATTAGATATAAGCAAACTTTCTTCTCAATACTATTTGTCGGAATTGGCATGATTGGAATTGGGTTGAGTTTTTGGTGGGTAGTCACTGGTGTACTAAATAATACATTTACCGCAGGAGATATAGTAATTTTCGCTTCATCAGTTTTACTCGCACGTCAAAGTTTGGCAAGTTTCATAGAAAATTCAAGCTTACTATATGACACGCTACTTTATATGGAAAAATACTTTAAGTTTATCTCTTTAAAATCAGATATTTCATCAGGTGAAAAGCTATTATGTCTAGAACAAAATGAATTTACTATTCGGTTTAAAAATGTATCTTTTCATTACCCTAATTCCTCCAAGCCTATACTCCAGAATGTAAGTTTGACAATCAGCATGGGACAAAAGATTGCATTAGTCGGCGAAAATGGTGCTGGAAAATCGACTATCGTTAAGCTGATTACAAGATTATACGAGCCAACCGAAGGAATCATTGAATTAAACGGCATTGATATTACCGAATATGAAATCGACGCATACCGCAAAATTATCGGTATAGTGTTCCAAGACTTTTCACGTTACCAGTTAACTTATAAAGAAAATATTTTAATTAGTGACACAGGGAATACTAATGATGATGGAATGTTAGCAATTGTTACCGAAAAAAGCGATCTTGTGGATTTGGTTGCAAGTTTTGATTATGGGTACGAGCAAGTTTTAAGTAAAAACTTTGATAATGGAACCGAACTTTCAGGTGGTGAATGGCAAAAGGTAGCAATTGCTAGAGCTTACTTCCGCAATGCAGCATTTCTTATTTTAGATGAACCTTCAGCGTCTCTTGACGCGAGAAGTGAGCATCAAATGATTGAATCATTAGCAGATCTCTCATCAACGAAAACATTACTATTAATAACACATAAATTATCTGCTTTAAATATGGTGGATCGTATCATTGTATTGCAAGACGGACATATAGCAGAGGAAGGTTCGATGCAAGAACTGTTGACCAGCAAAGGCTATTTTGCGGAATTGTATCAACTACAGGCTAATAAGTATGTCAATTGGTGAAATCAATGCATATCTGTCTTTTCAAAATAGAAAGGAGCATTGCGTTTGAAAAATGTCAAAATCGAAAATGTCTCTAAGCAATTTGGGAAAGTGCAAGGTGTAAAAGATTTAAATCTCGAAATCAATACGGGTGAATTCTTTACCTTCCTTGGGCCTAGTGGCTGTGGGAAAACGACGACATTGCGAATGATTGCAGGGTTTTATTATCCTACTGAAGGAAAAATTTTTTTCGATGATCGCGATGTGACATTACTTCAGCCAAATAAACGCAATATTGGTATGGTGTTTCAAAATTATGCGCTGTTTCCACACATGACAGTAGACGAAAATATTGCTTTTGGCTTACAAGTACGAAAGCTCTCTAAACAGGAAATAACACAAAAAGTTGACCGCATTCGAGGACTTGTACATTTAGGGCAATATGGCAGCAGGAAAATTAATGAATTATCTGGTGGTCAGCAGCAACGCGTTGCCCTAGCAAGAGCACTTGTGATTGAGCCTGATATTTTATTACTCGATGAACCGTTGTCGAATTTAGATGCAAAGTTACGTGAGGAAACGCGAATTGAAATTAAAAGAATTCAATCCGAGTTAGGTGTTACAACCATTTATGTAACTCACGATCAAATGGAAGCGATGTCCATGTCGGACCGCATTATGGTGATGGACAATGGTTATGTAAAACAAATCGGCACACCTCAAGAAATTTATAATCGACCAGTAAACCGCTTCGTTGCCGATTTCATCGGGGAAACCAATTTAATCGAAGCGACAATCTTTGCGATTAACGCAGATGAAGTGCAAGTAAAAACAAAGCATGGACTTGTTCTAACTGGGCGAAAGCAACACAGCTCCCCTACTTTAACGCATATGATTGGAGACAACGTGTTTATTTCGATTCGTCCAGAGTCTGTCAATCTGGGCCCTGGAGAAAATACATTAACTGGAACAATCACATTTGTTGAATTTACAGGAATAAGTGTAAATTACATTGTCGATTTTATTGAATTCTCATTGAAAGTTATGATAATCAATAAAAATGTACAGCTAAAAAACATTGGCGAAAGCATTACTTTAAATATAGCGCATGAATCACTATATTTTTTAGGAGAATAGGAGGCAGACCACATGGAAAAACCACCTGTACATTCTTATCAAAGTAATGCTTGGACACGGCTAACGCAATCTAAATGGTTTGTCTATATTTTAATTTCACCTTTGTTTTTAGTATTGTTTGCTTATGTCATTTATCCTTTCTATTAAACTTTTCTTCAAAGTTTTTCAGGAGAGCACGCACTTAGTCATTATCAAAAGTTTTTTAGCCTTGCTAGCCCTGCTAATCTTGAGGCGCTATGGACTAGTTTATATATATCCATTATTAGCGTGATTTGCTGTGCACTTGTTGGTGTAACAATGGCATTTTTATTGGAACGCTATGAGTTTCCAGGAAGACGCATATTATCTATTTTAGTATTAGTGCCAATGGCTCTTCCACCGCTTGTTGGCGTACTCTCTTTTACATTCCTATACGGGGAGAGTGGCATTTTTCCACGCGCAATTCAGCATTTATTCGGCTTAAAGCAAGTACCCTTTTCTTTAAAAGGTATATGGGGTGTCATCGTTGTCCATACATTTACCATGTACACCTACTTCTATTTAACCGCTTCGGCTGCTATTAAAGGACTTGATCCATCATTAGAGGAAGCAGCAACTAGTTTAGGTGCAGGGCGTATTCGTGTATGGACAAAGGTTATTTTACCGATGTTGACACCTTCTATTATTGCATCTGCCTTGCTCGTCTTTATGGTATCAATGGCATCTTATACGGCACCATTAATGTTTGGTGTCGAACGAACGATGACCATGCAAATTTACTTATCACGGACAAATGGTAATTTAGAAATGGCCGCTACACAGTCAATGATTTTATCGTTTGTATCCATTTCATTTTTAATTGTTATGCGCTGGTACCAAAACCGTAGAAATTACCAAAATTTGAGTAAAGGCATTAGTGTTCATCGCTCAGAAGTATCTTCAAAATTCATGAAAATAATTGCTACAATAGCTTCATTTGGCGGAACACTGATTTTAATTTTACCCATTTTAGTGCTGATTTTAATTTCCTTTTCAGTCGATGGTGCATGGAAAACCCAAATACTGCCCACCGACTACACTGTCGATCATTATGTGGCACTCTTTACTGATGAGCGAACGTGGAGACCTATTTGGAACTCCATCCAAATGGGTATTGTCGCAACGTTTGGTAATGTACTTTTTGGTGTCGCTGCAGCCTACGCGATGGTGCGTCTCAACTTTAAAGGGAAAACATTGCTCGATATTTTAATTATGGTTCCTTGGGCACTGCCTGGAACTGTTGTTGCTGTCAATTTAATTGCTGCCTTTAGCACTGAAAATATATTTACCTTTAACCAGGTGCTGATTGGTACGTTTTGGATTTTACCGCTTGCTTATTTTATTAGACATTTACCACTTGTTTTCCGTTCAACATCAGCCTCTCTTGTGCAATTAGATCAGTCGATTGAGGAGGCGTCACGAAGCTTAGGTGCAAATTGGTGGTATACGTTTCGACGTATCGTCCTGCCGCTAACTTTTTCGGGCATATTAGCAGGAACATTACTAGCGCTTGTCCAAAGTTTAGGTGAATTCGTAGCTTCTATTCTTATTTATAGCACTTCTACGATTCCGCTATCTGTGGCTATATTTCAAAAGTTATATGCCTTTAAATTTGGAACTGCTTGTGCCTATGGTGTTTTACAAATTTGCTTAATTTTAATAGTACTTATTATTTCGGAAAAGCTATCAAAGGGCAGTGCTGGCTCAGCCATATAACTGTTATTCTATTAGGAGGCCATTAATTATGTTTGAAGATTTCCGTAACAAAATTCAGCAAGAGGATGGAATAATTTTTCCTTCGAATATTTACCGGAAAATTGTATTGCAACCGGCTTATGATGAAGCAAAGAAAAATTTTTTAACGATTATGCTTCAAATTAATATTGCCCATTTAAAAATGCTAGAAGAACAAGGACTTGTAAAAAAAGAAGAAGCGAAGCAAATTGCTTTGGCACTGAAAAAACTAGATTTGAACTATTATCGAATAGAAGATTACAGCCCGCAATACGAAGATTTATTTTTCCGCATTGAAAATAAATTAATTGAACTTGCTGGTGATGTTGCCGGAAATCTTCATATCGGTAGAAGTCGGAATGATATGGGGATTGCCATTTATCGAATGACATTGCGCAAAAAATTATTAATGCTTATGGGAGAATTGCTTAAATTACGCGGTGATTTAATTGCAGCTGCCGAGGAGCATATTGATACGATAATGATTGGCTATACACATACGCAACAAGCTCAACCGACCACTTTTGCCCATTATTTAAAAGCTGTTATTGATCAGCTAGATCGTGATTTTGAGCGCATGCAGCATTGCTATAAAACGATAAATCGGAGCAGTATGGGGGCAGCCGCCTTAACGACAACAGGCTTTAACATTAGTCGTGAGCGTATGCGAGACTTATTAGCTTTTGACGATATTATTGAAAATGCATGGGATGCGGTTGCTGGAGCTGATTATATTGCTGAAACAGCAAGTATTGTGCAACTTGCGGCACTGAATCTTGGCCGTACATCACAAGACTTTTTACTATGGGCTACGCAGGAATTCAACGCCTTTACACTTGCAAGTCCATACGTTCAAATTAGCTCTATTATGCCTCAAAAGCGAAACCCTGTGTCCATTGAGCATACGCGCTCATTACTATCTGCGGTTGTTGGAGATGCAAGTACAGTGCTACAAATGGTACATAATACACCGTTTGGTGATATTGTTGATACAGAGGACGATATGCAACCGTATTTATGGCGAGCGATGGATCGATTAATAGGTATATATAAATTATTTGGCTCGCTTGTTGTCACAATGGATGTCAACAAGAAAAAGCTTCGAAACCGTGCAGAAAATAGCTTTGCCAATGTAACAGAACTTGCTGATACGTTAGTGCGTTCGGAAGGTATTTCATTTCGCCAAGCCCATAGTATCGTAAGTAAATGTATTAAAGTATTGCTTGCTCACGGTGAAGAATCATTGGCAAGTCTTACGTGGGGATTAGCCAATACACAAGCCAAATTGGTTACTGGCAAACCGTTAGTTATTTCTGAAGAAGATTTCTATCATACTTTAAAACCCGAGTTCTTCGTAAATGTCCGAACATTACTAGGTGGCCCCTCCCCTGAAACGATGCGGGCTTCGATCGAACGTTCGAAGGCACAAGCCAATACCTTACTTGAGTGGATTCAACAGAAAGAATTAGCTATTACAGAGGCGGAGAAGCAATTAATTTTGTTTATAGAGGAATGGGATCAATGAATAAATGGCTACTAATAATAGACGGTGGTGCAACTAAAACGGCATGTGCCATCGTACATGCCGAGTCAGGTGAAATTCAATATACAACAACAATGGGCGGATCCAATTATCAGGCGATCGGCATAGAGTCTGCAACAGAAATACTACGAGCGTTATTAAGCAAAGCTCGTGTATTTTTGCAGGAACAAGCTATCTCTAAAATCGCCGTCGCCACGTTTGCTATGGCTGGAATTGATTCTCCAAAGGATCATCAAAATGTGACCGCAATGGTTCATGAGGCAATTACAGCGGAACAGCTAGATATCCATACGTTAATCGTCGAAAATGATGCACAAGCTACTTTATTAGGTGTCA
This genomic interval from Lysinibacillus sphaericus contains the following:
- a CDS encoding GNAT family N-acetyltransferase; the protein is MSITIRQAQPQDARAVVPLIIDAIGEIANRLTGEQTASMVEQELTVLFKREDNRHSYLNTFVAVEGEQVLGILVYYNGEQAIQMDANLVKWLEEKNAPSIAIDQEAHQDEYYIDTVCVAPEARGKGIGTLLIQFAIEQTKQRGFTKLSLNVETQKEDARRLYERMGFVITEPWSIIDEPFHHMVKQI
- a CDS encoding EamA family transporter, producing the protein MKTNVLYPLLIVIASSSYGILSTIVKVAMLHGFTSSEAVSSQYIIGFILVLTIFIITQRKLPKLSKHGLFILVSAGIFTGITGIVYGESLKYLPASLAVVMLFQFTWIGLLLDCVIHKRLPSRPEVISILILFAGTILAAGVLNVDLSGIAIQGWLFGLAAAFTFACFIQFNSRPVEGVTTTSRVLIVSFVALIIVSIFLSPEIAWNGKLFAEGLWKYGLALGLFGIILPIYLFSIAVPKVGGALASILSAIELPVAVTVSVIVLHESLTVLQVIGIALVIIGMMLPSMLANRKSPVKTP
- a CDS encoding extracellular solute-binding protein, producing MKKTRIFGFLLVLMLIVVAACSSTNDQGSTKDAAKVDGNTSPSGKLVIYTGRDEEMVQGVIDQFNEKYPDIQVEFLTMGAQQILERLRGEKANPQADFWWGGTQSALMVGANEDLLHAWQPSFIDTIDANYKDTEGRWFGEMLLPEVIMINSDLLTKETGPQDWDDLLDPKWQDQILIRGVLASGTMRTIYSSMIVRQGADTPDKGYEWLLKLDANTKEYTQDPNALYLKLTRQEGSVSLWNLQDILLKKYTTDYPFDYIYPKSGAPILVDGVAVVNKAKNLENAKLFVEFLFEKEMVTKLANDYYQIPTRSDIDQATMPEWYQELDLKTFDIDWQLMSEKEAAWMEHWDTNIKGRGKK
- a CDS encoding ABC transporter ATP-binding protein, which produces MNTFYSYLKLLVKTLPLFWGASKFYSIILFVIIPFQAILPSLTLWFSKGLIDAISTTDTIVYSIIIFFVLSWIIVSFINAILGPVEMTFQGLITDRLIAQLNKSLMDKSSEIKGLYYFENPEFYDDIQILEQEAAWRPVNLIVFTSGMISSVLTGISMLVLLTNFNILIAIIVFVAIIPQAIVTYKLQKEAFETLVINSPEARKMQYYSSVMLSKEHMKEVKIYNTADFFINKYMLTFDKIHADIKKIRYKQTFFSILFVGIGMIGIGLSFWWVVTGVLNNTFTAGDIVIFASSVLLARQSLASFIENSSLLYDTLLYMEKYFKFISLKSDISSGEKLLCLEQNEFTIRFKNVSFHYPNSSKPILQNVSLTISMGQKIALVGENGAGKSTIVKLITRLYEPTEGIIELNGIDITEYEIDAYRKIIGIVFQDFSRYQLTYKENILISDTGNTNDDGMLAIVTEKSDLVDLVASFDYGYEQVLSKNFDNGTELSGGEWQKVAIARAYFRNAAFLILDEPSASLDARSEHQMIESLADLSSTKTLLLITHKLSALNMVDRIIVLQDGHIAEEGSMQELLTSKGYFAELYQLQANKYVNW
- a CDS encoding ABC transporter ATP-binding protein, whose product is MKNVKIENVSKQFGKVQGVKDLNLEINTGEFFTFLGPSGCGKTTTLRMIAGFYYPTEGKIFFDDRDVTLLQPNKRNIGMVFQNYALFPHMTVDENIAFGLQVRKLSKQEITQKVDRIRGLVHLGQYGSRKINELSGGQQQRVALARALVIEPDILLLDEPLSNLDAKLREETRIEIKRIQSELGVTTIYVTHDQMEAMSMSDRIMVMDNGYVKQIGTPQEIYNRPVNRFVADFIGETNLIEATIFAINADEVQVKTKHGLVLTGRKQHSSPTLTHMIGDNVFISIRPESVNLGPGENTLTGTITFVEFTGISVNYIVDFIEFSLKVMIINKNVQLKNIGESITLNIAHESLYFLGE
- the argH gene encoding argininosuccinate lyase, which produces MFEDFRNKIQQEDGIIFPSNIYRKIVLQPAYDEAKKNFLTIMLQINIAHLKMLEEQGLVKKEEAKQIALALKKLDLNYYRIEDYSPQYEDLFFRIENKLIELAGDVAGNLHIGRSRNDMGIAIYRMTLRKKLLMLMGELLKLRGDLIAAAEEHIDTIMIGYTHTQQAQPTTFAHYLKAVIDQLDRDFERMQHCYKTINRSSMGAAALTTTGFNISRERMRDLLAFDDIIENAWDAVAGADYIAETASIVQLAALNLGRTSQDFLLWATQEFNAFTLASPYVQISSIMPQKRNPVSIEHTRSLLSAVVGDASTVLQMVHNTPFGDIVDTEDDMQPYLWRAMDRLIGIYKLFGSLVVTMDVNKKKLRNRAENSFANVTELADTLVRSEGISFRQAHSIVSKCIKVLLAHGEESLASLTWGLANTQAKLVTGKPLVISEEDFYHTLKPEFFVNVRTLLGGPSPETMRASIERSKAQANTLLEWIQQKELAITEAEKQLILFIEEWDQ